A single window of Chitinophaga sp. XS-30 DNA harbors:
- a CDS encoding phenylacetate--CoA ligase family protein — MYIPDIELQSPAAIRQFQAKELQHLLGYLRQFSPFYKEWFALHQVNTDEIRSIEDLVRIPTVTKEDLQQRNWDFLCVDKSKIAEYTTTSGTLGKPVIIPLTEKDLDRLTYNEYISFSCAGGTDEDIYQLMLTLDRQFMAGMAYYSGIRKLGAGVLRVGPGVPSLQWENIRRIQPTTIVAVPSFILKLIAFAEEHQIDVNASSVRKVVCIGENIRNVDFSLNLLGKKITDKWNIQLFSTYASTEMQTAFTECKAGQGGHHHPELLIVELLDEADKPVPPGTPGEVTITTLGVEAMPLLRYKTGDICQYDEAPCSCGRQTKRLSPVIGRRRQMIKYKGTTLYPPALYDLLSDMEEVKEFVVEVFSNEIGTDEILLHLAPVEESEDIDRRIKSYLQAKLRVIPQVKYCGVQEILKMQFPEGSRKPVKFVDNR; from the coding sequence AAGGAGCTGCAGCATCTGCTGGGTTACCTGCGGCAGTTCTCACCGTTTTACAAGGAATGGTTCGCATTGCACCAGGTGAATACGGACGAAATACGGAGCATAGAAGACCTGGTGCGCATCCCGACCGTTACGAAGGAAGACCTGCAGCAGCGTAACTGGGATTTCCTTTGTGTGGATAAAAGCAAGATCGCGGAATATACCACCACTTCCGGCACACTGGGTAAACCGGTGATCATTCCGCTTACGGAAAAGGATCTCGACCGGCTGACCTATAACGAGTATATTTCCTTTTCCTGCGCCGGGGGAACGGATGAAGATATTTATCAGCTTATGCTGACGCTGGACCGGCAGTTCATGGCCGGGATGGCCTATTATTCCGGTATCCGGAAACTTGGCGCCGGTGTGCTGCGCGTAGGGCCGGGGGTGCCTTCCCTGCAATGGGAGAACATCCGCCGCATCCAGCCTACCACCATCGTAGCCGTTCCTTCCTTTATCCTCAAACTGATCGCCTTTGCGGAAGAGCATCAGATCGATGTCAATGCATCTTCCGTGAGAAAGGTTGTTTGCATCGGGGAGAATATCCGCAATGTGGATTTTTCGCTGAACCTCCTCGGTAAAAAGATCACCGATAAATGGAATATCCAGCTGTTCTCCACCTACGCATCCACCGAAATGCAAACCGCTTTCACGGAATGTAAAGCCGGGCAGGGAGGGCATCACCACCCGGAGCTGCTGATCGTGGAATTGCTGGATGAAGCCGACAAGCCGGTGCCTCCGGGAACGCCGGGGGAGGTGACTATCACGACTTTAGGCGTAGAGGCCATGCCACTGCTGCGTTACAAGACCGGCGATATTTGCCAGTATGATGAAGCGCCCTGCTCCTGCGGCAGGCAGACCAAACGCCTGTCCCCGGTGATAGGGCGCCGCAGGCAGATGATCAAGTATAAAGGCACAACGCTTTACCCGCCTGCGTTGTACGACCTGTTAAGTGATATGGAGGAAGTGAAGGAATTTGTGGTGGAAGTGTTCTCCAATGAGATCGGTACGGATGAGATATTGCTGCATCTGGCGCCGGTGGAGGAATCCGAGGATATAGACAGGCGGATAAAATCCTATCTGCAGGCGAAGCTGCGGGTGATACCGCAGGTGAAATATTGCGGAGTGCAGGAGATACTGAAGATGCAATTCCCGGAGGGAAGCCGCAAGCCGGTGAAGTTTGTGGACAACCGGTGA
- a CDS encoding DUF6702 family protein, whose amino-acid sequence MSAVHPFYLSVTEIRYNAPRQALEVSCRIFADDLENALKKYNHTTLDVMKPSDRPAVDSMISRYLRQHLRIKADGRDLALRYLGYRIEDDAAWCFLEVPALPVIRQLDLQNDILYAEHETQSHMIHTVVQDQRKSVKLDNPKKDASFRF is encoded by the coding sequence ATGAGTGCGGTCCACCCTTTTTACCTGAGCGTTACGGAGATCCGGTACAATGCGCCGCGGCAGGCGCTGGAGGTGAGTTGCCGCATTTTTGCGGATGACCTGGAGAATGCATTGAAAAAGTACAATCATACTACGCTGGATGTGATGAAGCCATCCGACCGTCCGGCGGTGGACTCCATGATATCCCGGTATCTGCGGCAGCATTTGCGGATAAAGGCCGATGGCAGAGATCTTGCGCTCCGTTATTTAGGCTACCGTATTGAGGACGATGCGGCCTGGTGTTTCCTGGAAGTGCCTGCCCTGCCGGTTATTCGCCAGCTGGACCTGCAGAATGATATTTTGTATGCGGAACATGAAACGCAAAGCCATATGATCCATACCGTTGTGCAGGATCAGCGGAAAAGCGTGAAGCTGGATAATCCGAAGAAGGATGCCAGTTTCCGGTTTTAG